One Catenulispora sp. MAP5-51 DNA segment encodes these proteins:
- a CDS encoding FAD-dependent monooxygenase — protein MTEPMAEPMAEPMAEAGAEPAVVIAGAGPTGLMLAAELALAGVEAVLLERRPDQELVGQRALGFFARTVEVFDQRGIADRFLELDQAQTGQFGGFGWVRLDVGDFPTRHNYGVGLAQRHIERVLADWVAELGVPIRYGTEVTAFSQDESGVTVDLSDGRTLRTGYLVGCDGGSSLIRKSAGIAFPGWEASFSSLIGEVEFAEEPPYGVHRNDGGLHSFAAPDEHGLTRVVVTEPRLGGPERPTLRDLSQALTAAFGTDYGLHSAAWISRFSDMARQAEAYRDRRVLLAGDAAHVHSPMGGQGLGVGVQDAVNLGWKLARVVRGTAPETLLDTYHAERHPVAARVLHNTLAQVALTRTGARAEALRDIVAELLGMDEPRRRIAGMMTGLDIHYGSNGSNIDGGTGAAEPHPLIGRRMPDLDISTRSGDQRVFTLLHAARPVLLSFAEPGAFDLAGWSDRVCLVEAEVAPPAASRAADTWELPVLGPVPAPQAVLIRPDGYVAWVGGPTAQGPTAQGPTGQSPTGQSPTAQRPCAPGLADALAAWFGPA, from the coding sequence ATGACTGAGCCGATGGCCGAGCCGATGGCCGAGCCGATGGCCGAGGCGGGTGCCGAACCTGCCGTCGTCATCGCCGGCGCGGGCCCGACCGGCCTGATGCTGGCCGCCGAACTCGCTCTGGCCGGCGTCGAGGCGGTCCTGCTGGAGCGTCGCCCCGACCAGGAGCTCGTCGGGCAGCGGGCCCTGGGCTTCTTCGCCCGCACCGTCGAGGTGTTCGACCAGCGCGGCATCGCCGACCGCTTCCTGGAGCTCGACCAGGCACAGACCGGCCAGTTCGGCGGCTTCGGCTGGGTGCGCCTGGACGTCGGCGACTTCCCGACCCGGCACAACTACGGCGTAGGCCTGGCCCAGCGGCACATCGAGCGGGTGCTGGCCGACTGGGTGGCCGAACTCGGCGTGCCGATCCGGTACGGGACCGAGGTCACGGCCTTCAGCCAGGATGAGTCGGGGGTCACGGTCGACCTGTCCGACGGCCGCACCCTGCGGACCGGCTACCTGGTCGGCTGCGACGGCGGCAGCAGCCTGATCCGCAAGAGCGCGGGCATCGCCTTCCCCGGCTGGGAGGCCTCTTTCAGCAGCCTGATCGGCGAGGTCGAATTCGCCGAGGAGCCGCCCTACGGCGTGCACCGCAACGACGGCGGCCTGCACTCCTTCGCCGCTCCGGACGAGCACGGCCTGACCCGCGTCGTGGTCACCGAACCCCGCCTCGGCGGCCCCGAACGCCCGACCCTCCGCGACCTGAGCCAGGCCCTGACCGCCGCCTTCGGCACGGACTACGGCCTGCACTCCGCCGCCTGGATCTCCCGCTTCAGCGACATGGCCCGCCAGGCCGAGGCCTACCGCGACCGCCGCGTCCTGCTGGCCGGCGACGCGGCCCACGTGCACTCCCCGATGGGCGGCCAGGGCCTCGGCGTCGGCGTCCAGGACGCGGTGAACCTGGGCTGGAAGCTCGCGCGGGTGGTCCGGGGCACCGCCCCGGAGACCCTGCTCGACACCTACCACGCCGAGCGCCACCCGGTCGCGGCCCGCGTGCTGCACAACACGCTGGCGCAGGTCGCGCTCACCCGGACCGGGGCGCGCGCCGAGGCACTGCGGGACATCGTGGCCGAGCTGCTGGGGATGGACGAGCCCCGGCGGCGGATCGCGGGGATGATGACAGGGCTCGATATTCACTACGGCAGCAATGGTTCGAATATTGATGGTGGCACCGGTGCCGCCGAACCCCATCCCCTGATCGGCCGCCGCATGCCCGACCTCGATATCAGCACCCGCAGCGGCGACCAGCGCGTCTTCACCCTCCTGCACGCCGCCCGCCCCGTGCTCCTCAGCTTCGCCGAGCCCGGCGCCTTCGACCTGGCCGGCTGGTCCGACCGGGTCTGCCTGGTCGAGGCCGAGGTCGCGCCCCCGGCCGCGTCCCGGGCCGCGGACACCTGGGAGCTCCCCGTCCTCGGCCCCGTCCCGGCCCCGCAGGCCGTCCTCATCCGCCCCGACGGCTACGTCGCCTGGGTCGGCGGCCCCACCGCGCAGGGCCCCACCGCCCAGGGCCCCACCGGCCAGAGCCCCACCGGCCAGAGCCCCACCGCCCAGCGCCCCTGCGCCCCGGGCCTCGCCGACGCGCTGGCCGCATGGTTCGGTCCCGCCTAG
- a CDS encoding ATP-binding protein encodes MMRGAKVAPLTSRIRTPRGASVVLTVPADKEYVVIIRSAVAQLGACFGYTVREISDLRLAVNEACALLVAWRPGAFGGGGVGSIGSAGGLDPVGTIECRAEIRDDTLRVTLAAPAGAFDVPDTDGLGWTMMGALVDAVSWAQDGVTARVVLKKRHADLGT; translated from the coding sequence ATGATGCGGGGCGCGAAGGTGGCACCGCTGACCAGCCGGATCAGGACGCCGCGGGGCGCGTCGGTGGTCCTGACGGTGCCGGCGGACAAGGAATACGTCGTCATCATCCGCTCGGCGGTGGCGCAGCTCGGGGCCTGTTTCGGCTACACGGTGCGGGAGATCTCCGATCTGCGGCTGGCCGTGAACGAGGCCTGCGCGCTGCTGGTCGCCTGGCGGCCGGGCGCGTTCGGCGGCGGCGGCGTCGGCAGCATCGGCAGCGCCGGCGGCCTGGATCCGGTCGGTACGATCGAGTGCCGCGCCGAGATCCGCGACGACACGCTGCGGGTGACGCTGGCCGCGCCGGCCGGGGCCTTCGACGTCCCGGACACCGACGGCCTGGGCTGGACCATGATGGGCGCGCTGGTGGACGCGGTGTCCTGGGCCCAGGACGGGGTCACGGCGCGCGTCGTCCTGAAAAAACGGCACGCTGACCTGGGCACCTGA
- a CDS encoding SpoIIE family protein phosphatase encodes MTQDFASDDRAEHPTVRSAAAAFAAERRQLLHDQRAHRRDALVDQAVGVVMARSACGSAEAVAQLAAIAERTRRPLADVAADVVAEASGRSVEPAERSDTLRLRPEIAGLDRAADGDDLARVLIAEALGFSHPGAAAIGLLDDEGTVAVVGSHGFPARGIRRWRRIPPAVDCLMNRALRAGRPVWTDATTPDPPPPLGEPAGADRARTRVAVPVRFGRALIGVVELAWPASAELDERARRHAEAVVRSVGPSLLRTLGTDTPAGPARHAGSGGSGGAAAPAGSGGAAAQAESGGAAGPASSGGSAGPAGSAGSGGAAGPAGSGASALVPAGAAAEDSAWQDLLDLMDQPALALAEDTVAPGALGRFRVIGANGPAGELMSPAPTDGTLADAVPWLLAADLPERLAAVLNTGAPHRLRVQTGPLGVDALTAVRVGVGTLVVVCERASLDPTAADGTLERLARFGTWRWDVDGDRVAWSAEALRIVDAPGLGDSAGIDRPPYTVHPDDTEAERRFVKTLTVERRPAEAEFRILHYGGEPTRVRVTAEPVGDDGGEHAVAGVVGVVQDVTELRRAETGLEVARVQLAAQRSRADAERQLASALQLAVIPSAARNQPPRSGVQIAARYRPASASAGVGGDWYSVFPLRDDKLLLAIGDVAGHGLPAASAMADLHHGLRGMALAETRPGRLLTLLNELVETMPQFTIASACALLWDPATRRLTWGNAGHPAPLRIRGGVPEPMYDAVGPMLGADPRAVYEDCEADVASGDVLLLYTDGLVERRQVGDDETIAHLLQQTRYPDADLDRYADRVLDGARSDTDDDVCVLAVRFE; translated from the coding sequence ATGACTCAGGACTTTGCGTCGGACGACCGCGCCGAGCACCCCACGGTGCGCTCGGCGGCTGCCGCCTTCGCCGCCGAGCGCCGGCAGCTGCTGCACGACCAGCGCGCGCACCGCCGCGACGCCCTGGTCGACCAGGCTGTGGGCGTGGTCATGGCGCGCTCGGCCTGCGGCTCGGCCGAGGCGGTCGCGCAGCTGGCGGCGATCGCCGAGCGGACCCGGCGCCCGCTGGCCGACGTCGCCGCCGACGTGGTGGCCGAGGCCTCCGGCCGGTCGGTCGAGCCCGCGGAACGCTCGGACACCCTGCGCCTGCGCCCGGAGATCGCCGGCCTGGACCGCGCCGCCGACGGCGACGACCTGGCCCGCGTCCTGATCGCCGAGGCCCTGGGCTTCTCCCACCCCGGCGCCGCCGCGATCGGCCTGCTCGACGACGAGGGGACGGTCGCCGTCGTCGGCTCGCACGGCTTCCCGGCCCGCGGCATCCGCCGCTGGCGCCGCATCCCGCCGGCGGTGGACTGCCTGATGAACCGCGCCCTGCGCGCCGGCCGCCCGGTCTGGACCGACGCCACCACCCCCGACCCGCCGCCCCCGCTCGGTGAACCGGCCGGCGCCGACCGCGCCCGCACCCGCGTGGCGGTCCCGGTCCGCTTCGGCCGCGCCCTGATCGGCGTGGTGGAGCTGGCCTGGCCGGCGTCGGCGGAACTGGACGAGCGCGCGCGGCGGCACGCCGAGGCGGTGGTGCGGTCGGTGGGACCGTCGCTGCTGCGGACGCTGGGGACGGACACGCCCGCCGGCCCGGCCAGGCACGCTGGCTCGGGTGGCTCGGGCGGCGCGGCGGCACCGGCTGGCTCGGGCGGCGCGGCGGCACAGGCGGAATCGGGCGGCGCGGCTGGACCGGCTAGCTCCGGCGGCTCGGCTGGACCGGCTGGCTCGGCGGGCTCGGGCGGCGCGGCCGGACCGGCTGGCTCGGGCGCCTCTGCCCTCGTCCCGGCCGGCGCCGCCGCCGAGGACTCCGCCTGGCAGGACCTCCTGGACCTCATGGACCAGCCCGCCCTGGCCCTGGCCGAGGACACCGTGGCTCCCGGCGCCCTCGGCCGCTTCCGGGTGATCGGCGCCAACGGGCCGGCCGGCGAGCTGATGAGCCCGGCTCCGACCGACGGCACCCTCGCCGACGCGGTGCCCTGGCTGCTCGCCGCCGACCTGCCCGAGCGGCTGGCCGCCGTCCTGAACACCGGCGCGCCGCACCGGCTGCGGGTGCAGACCGGGCCGCTCGGTGTGGACGCGCTCACCGCCGTGCGGGTCGGGGTCGGCACGCTGGTCGTGGTCTGTGAGCGTGCGTCGCTGGACCCGACCGCCGCCGACGGGACGCTGGAGCGGCTCGCGCGCTTCGGGACCTGGCGCTGGGACGTGGACGGCGACCGCGTGGCCTGGTCGGCCGAGGCGCTGCGGATCGTCGACGCGCCGGGGCTGGGCGACTCGGCCGGCATCGATCGGCCGCCGTACACCGTGCATCCCGACGACACCGAGGCCGAGCGGCGGTTCGTCAAGACGCTGACCGTGGAGCGCCGGCCGGCCGAGGCCGAGTTCCGGATCCTGCACTACGGCGGGGAGCCGACGCGGGTGCGGGTGACCGCCGAGCCGGTCGGGGATGACGGCGGCGAGCACGCGGTCGCCGGCGTCGTCGGCGTGGTCCAGGACGTCACCGAGCTGCGCCGCGCCGAGACCGGGCTGGAGGTGGCCCGGGTCCAGCTGGCCGCCCAGCGCTCGCGCGCCGACGCCGAACGGCAGCTGGCCTCCGCGCTCCAGCTGGCCGTCATCCCCAGCGCGGCCCGCAACCAGCCGCCGCGCAGCGGGGTGCAGATCGCCGCGCGCTACCGCCCGGCCAGCGCCTCGGCCGGCGTCGGCGGCGACTGGTACTCGGTCTTCCCGCTGCGCGACGACAAGCTGCTGCTGGCCATCGGCGACGTCGCCGGGCACGGCCTGCCCGCCGCCTCGGCGATGGCCGACCTGCACCACGGCCTGCGCGGCATGGCGCTGGCCGAGACTCGTCCTGGCCGGCTGCTCACCCTGCTCAACGAGCTGGTCGAGACCATGCCGCAGTTCACCATCGCCAGCGCCTGCGCGCTGCTGTGGGATCCCGCGACCCGCCGCCTGACCTGGGGGAACGCCGGCCATCCGGCGCCGCTGCGGATCCGTGGCGGGGTGCCCGAGCCGATGTACGACGCGGTCGGCCCCATGCTCGGCGCCGACCCGCGCGCGGTGTACGAGGACTGCGAAGCCGACGTCGCCAGCGGCGACGTCCTGCTGCTGTACACCGACGGCCTGGTGGAGCGCCGCCAGGTCGGCGACGACGAGACCATCGCGCACCTGCTGCAGCAGACCAGGTATCCCGACGCCGACCTGGACCGCTACGCCGACCGGGTCCTGGACGGCGCGCGCTCGGACACCGACGACGACGTGTGCGTGCTGGCCGTCCGCTTCGAATGA
- a CDS encoding HAMP domain-containing protein: protein MEAPETRPDRPASSDPRLERILGALRAVRDGDFRRRIVVSGDDVVAEICVLCNDIAEANQGYLAELERVGAAVGRDGTLGQRLAPGAGTGDWERQRETVNALLDDLARPLLDTGRVLAAIAQGDLSQQVVVDGRGDLADVGRTLDDMRLTLRTLASEVTRVAGEIGSDGRLGGQAEVPGAAGTWKDLTDSVNLMAGNLTGQVRDIAQVATAVARGDLTRQITVDVRGELLELKTTLNTMVNQLSGFADEVTRVAREVGSDGILGGQARVPGVAGTWKDLTDSVNLMAGNLTTQVRSIARVATAVASGDLTQTIDVDVRGEILELKDTLNTMVEQLSGFASEVIRVAREVGTEGRLGGQAQVPGVAGLWRDLTDAVNSMANNLTNQVRNIAQVTTAVAQGDLGKKIDVDARGEILELKTTINTMVDQLSGFADEVTRVAREVGTEGNLGGQARVRGASGTWKDLTDNVNVMANNLTGQVRSIARVATAVASGDLTKKITVEAKGEVAALAETFNGMVDTLSAFADEVTRVAGEVGTEGMLGGQARVPGVAGTWKELTDRVNVMADNLTSQVRNIAQVTTAVANGDLTRRIDVDARGEILELKTTLNTMVDRLSAFASEVTRVAREVGTEGKLGGQATVEDVSGTWQRLTESVNQLASNLTTQVRAIAEVATAVTEGDLTRAITVDASGEVADLKDNINQMIANLRATTGANQEQDWLNTNLARIAGLLPGRRDLGSVAAMVLEELAPLVSAHSAAFFLAESEEDGPLGVADEAADVRLRMIAGFGYAAAPGEGPVFAPGQGLVGQVALSKKTVALTGAPAGYVPIRSGLGQTDATNVIVLPVLFERQTLGVIELASVNEFTQTHRDFLETLKETIGTAVNTITTNVRTDALLRESQRLTTELQKRQSDLQESNSELEDKAAQLARQNKDIEIKNTEIEQARLTLEDRAQQLALASKVKSEFMANMSHELRTPLNSMLILARLLADNVDTNLTARQVDFAQTIHSAGSDLLELINDILDLSKIEAGRMEVQNESWPIADLAEGLAATFQPLAAEKGLRLRVDVTSAAPATVTADSQRVQQILRNLLSNAVKFTDTGEVTLRVTAARGAHGEPAVAFAVVDTGIGIAEDKLELIFEAFQQADGTTSRQYGGTGLGLSISRELTRLLGAELRVSSAPGRGSTFTLQLPIEPPAAEVRAEPAADRADRADRGDRSSGAEAGDAQAAAVVLVMEPAGTSTLADAVESVLDELTGIKGRVAVTRLSAAADLNGVLVGGTRPVCAVVDVGCPAAEVRAVLDAVASGASSTPVMLYESVADDGAADALRRSVRDAARWEVAHSVPQVAERVTLHVLTGAPRLSGPGAEPDRPGRELPRFDGQKVLVIDDDIRNVFALTSALELQGLTVVYAGNGREGIELLKQNEDVALALMDIMMPGMDGYATTARIRALDGFRDLPIVAVSAKAMKGDREKSLAAGANEHVTKPVDMDLLLRLIKDLISV, encoded by the coding sequence CCGCGATCGCCCAGGGCGACCTGTCCCAGCAGGTGGTCGTGGACGGCCGGGGCGACCTGGCCGACGTCGGCCGGACCCTGGACGACATGCGCCTGACCCTGCGCACCCTGGCCTCGGAGGTCACCAGGGTGGCCGGGGAGATCGGCAGCGACGGCCGCCTGGGCGGGCAGGCCGAGGTGCCCGGGGCCGCGGGCACCTGGAAGGACCTGACAGACTCGGTGAACCTGATGGCCGGCAACCTCACCGGCCAGGTCCGCGACATCGCGCAGGTGGCCACCGCCGTGGCCCGGGGCGACCTGACCCGGCAGATCACCGTGGACGTGCGCGGGGAGCTGCTGGAGCTGAAGACCACCCTGAACACCATGGTCAACCAGCTGTCCGGGTTCGCCGACGAGGTCACCCGGGTGGCCCGCGAGGTCGGCAGCGACGGCATCCTGGGCGGCCAGGCGCGGGTGCCGGGCGTGGCCGGCACCTGGAAGGACCTCACCGACTCGGTGAACCTGATGGCCGGCAACCTGACCACCCAGGTGCGCAGCATCGCTCGGGTGGCCACCGCCGTGGCCTCCGGCGACCTGACCCAGACCATCGACGTGGACGTGCGCGGGGAGATCCTGGAGCTCAAGGACACCCTGAACACCATGGTCGAGCAGCTGTCCGGGTTCGCCTCGGAGGTGATCCGGGTGGCCCGCGAGGTGGGCACCGAGGGCCGCCTGGGCGGCCAGGCCCAGGTGCCCGGGGTCGCGGGCCTGTGGCGCGATCTCACCGACGCGGTGAACTCCATGGCCAACAACCTGACCAACCAGGTGCGCAACATCGCCCAGGTGACCACCGCCGTGGCCCAGGGCGACCTGGGCAAGAAGATCGACGTGGACGCCCGCGGGGAGATCCTGGAGCTGAAGACCACCATCAACACGATGGTCGACCAGCTCTCCGGCTTCGCCGACGAGGTCACCCGGGTGGCCCGCGAGGTCGGCACCGAGGGCAACCTGGGCGGCCAGGCCCGGGTCCGCGGCGCCTCGGGCACCTGGAAGGACCTGACCGACAACGTCAACGTCATGGCCAACAACCTCACCGGCCAGGTGCGCAGCATCGCCCGGGTGGCCACGGCGGTGGCCTCCGGCGATCTGACCAAGAAGATCACCGTGGAGGCCAAGGGCGAGGTCGCGGCGCTGGCCGAGACCTTCAACGGCATGGTCGACACGCTCTCGGCGTTCGCCGACGAGGTCACCCGGGTGGCCGGCGAGGTGGGCACCGAGGGCATGCTGGGCGGCCAGGCGCGGGTGCCCGGCGTGGCCGGCACCTGGAAGGAGCTCACCGACCGGGTGAACGTGATGGCCGACAACCTGACCAGCCAGGTGCGGAACATCGCGCAGGTGACCACCGCGGTGGCCAACGGCGACCTGACCCGCCGGATCGACGTGGACGCCCGGGGCGAGATCCTGGAGCTGAAGACCACCCTGAACACCATGGTCGACCGGCTCTCCGCGTTCGCCTCCGAGGTGACCCGCGTGGCCCGCGAGGTCGGCACCGAGGGCAAGCTGGGCGGGCAGGCCACGGTCGAGGACGTCTCGGGCACCTGGCAGCGCCTCACCGAGTCGGTGAACCAGCTGGCCTCCAACCTGACCACGCAGGTGCGCGCCATCGCCGAGGTCGCCACCGCCGTGACCGAGGGCGACCTGACCCGCGCGATCACCGTCGACGCCTCCGGGGAGGTCGCCGACCTCAAGGACAACATCAACCAGATGATCGCCAACCTGCGCGCCACCACCGGGGCCAACCAGGAGCAGGACTGGCTGAACACCAACCTGGCGCGCATCGCCGGCCTGCTGCCGGGCCGGCGCGACCTGGGCAGCGTCGCCGCCATGGTCCTGGAGGAGCTGGCGCCGCTGGTCTCCGCGCACAGCGCCGCGTTCTTCCTGGCCGAGTCGGAGGAGGACGGGCCGCTGGGCGTGGCCGATGAGGCCGCCGACGTCAGGCTGCGGATGATCGCCGGGTTCGGCTACGCCGCGGCCCCGGGCGAGGGCCCGGTCTTCGCCCCGGGGCAGGGGCTGGTCGGTCAGGTCGCGCTGAGCAAGAAGACGGTCGCGCTGACCGGTGCGCCGGCCGGGTACGTGCCGATCCGCTCCGGGCTGGGGCAGACGGACGCCACCAACGTCATCGTGCTCCCGGTGCTCTTCGAGCGGCAGACGCTCGGCGTGATCGAGCTGGCCTCGGTCAACGAGTTCACCCAGACCCACCGCGACTTCCTGGAGACGCTCAAGGAGACGATCGGCACCGCGGTCAACACCATCACCACCAACGTCCGCACCGACGCGCTGCTGCGCGAGTCCCAGCGCCTGACCACCGAGCTGCAGAAGCGCCAGAGCGACCTGCAGGAGTCGAACAGCGAGCTGGAGGACAAGGCGGCCCAGCTGGCCCGGCAGAACAAGGACATCGAGATCAAGAACACGGAGATCGAGCAGGCGCGCCTGACCCTGGAGGACCGCGCGCAGCAGCTCGCCCTGGCCTCCAAGGTCAAGTCCGAGTTCATGGCCAACATGTCGCACGAGCTGCGCACCCCGCTGAACAGCATGCTGATCCTGGCCCGGCTGCTGGCCGACAACGTCGACACCAACCTGACCGCGCGCCAGGTGGACTTCGCCCAGACCATCCACTCGGCCGGCTCGGACCTGCTGGAGCTGATCAACGACATCCTGGACCTGTCCAAGATCGAGGCCGGCCGGATGGAGGTGCAGAACGAGTCCTGGCCGATCGCCGATCTGGCCGAGGGGCTGGCCGCGACGTTCCAGCCGCTGGCCGCCGAGAAGGGCCTGCGGCTGCGGGTGGACGTCACCTCCGCCGCGCCGGCCACCGTCACCGCCGACAGCCAGCGGGTGCAGCAGATCCTGCGCAACCTGCTGTCCAACGCGGTGAAGTTCACCGACACCGGCGAGGTGACGCTGCGGGTCACCGCGGCGCGCGGCGCGCACGGCGAGCCGGCGGTGGCCTTCGCGGTCGTGGACACCGGGATCGGGATCGCCGAGGACAAGCTGGAGCTGATCTTCGAGGCCTTCCAGCAGGCCGACGGGACCACCAGCCGCCAGTACGGCGGCACCGGGCTGGGCCTGTCCATCAGCCGCGAGCTGACCCGGCTGCTCGGCGCCGAACTGCGGGTGTCCAGCGCGCCGGGCCGGGGGAGCACCTTCACCCTGCAGCTGCCGATCGAGCCGCCGGCCGCCGAGGTCAGGGCCGAGCCGGCCGCCGACCGTGCCGATCGCGCCGACCGGGGCGACCGGTCGTCCGGCGCCGAGGCCGGGGACGCGCAGGCCGCGGCTGTGGTCCTGGTCATGGAACCGGCCGGCACCAGCACCCTGGCCGACGCGGTGGAGTCGGTGCTGGACGAGCTTACCGGCATCAAGGGCCGGGTCGCGGTGACCCGGCTGTCGGCGGCGGCGGATCTGAACGGCGTGCTGGTCGGCGGGACGCGTCCGGTGTGCGCCGTGGTGGACGTCGGCTGCCCGGCGGCGGAGGTGCGCGCGGTCCTGGACGCCGTGGCCAGCGGCGCCTCCAGCACCCCGGTGATGCTGTACGAGTCGGTGGCCGACGACGGCGCCGCCGACGCCCTGCGCCGCTCGGTCCGCGACGCCGCCCGCTGGGAGGTCGCGCACTCGGTCCCGCAGGTCGCCGAGCGGGTGACCCTGCACGTCCTGACCGGCGCGCCGCGCCTGTCCGGCCCCGGCGCCGAGCCGGACCGCCCGGGCCGGGAGCTGCCGCGCTTCGACGGCCAGAAGGTCCTGGTCATCGACGACGACATCCGGAACGTCTTCGCGCTGACCAGCGCGCTGGAACTGCAGGGCCTCACGGTGGTCTACGCCGGCAACGGCCGGGAGGGCATCGAGCTGCTCAAGCAGAACGAGGACGTGGCGCTGGCCCTGATGGACATCATGATGCCGGGCATGGACGGCTACGCCACCACGGCCCGCATCCGCGCCCTGGACGGCTTCCGCGACCTGCCGATCGTCGCGGTCAGCGCCAAGGCGATGAAGGGCGACCGGGAGAAGAGCCTGGCGGCCGGGGCGAACGAGCACGTCACCAAGCCGGTGGACATGGATCTGCTGCTGCGGTTGATCAAGGATCTGATCAGCGTCTGA